In a single window of the Solea solea chromosome 14, fSolSol10.1, whole genome shotgun sequence genome:
- the ankhd1 gene encoding ankyrin repeat and KH domain-containing protein 1 isoform X1 encodes MQDAVAGTAMLTDGFEDEIDSVTPRSPVAGMGVGATPGGVGLGGIGIGVGGKKVRLYGEPGGPATERLDFKLAAAAVLSSGPGSGSDEDEVSEVESFILDQEDLDNPIMKTASELLLSSATDGVDLRTVDPETQARLEALLEAAGIGKLSTADGKAFADPEVLRRLTSSVSCALDEAAAALTRMRAENTLNAGQADNLVIFSRSLAEACSDGDVNAVRKLLDEGRSVNEHTEEGESLLCLACSAGYYELAQVLLAMHANVEDRGIKGDITPLMAAASGGYVDIVKLLLVHGADVNAQSSTGNTALTYACAGGFVDVVKVLLKEGANIEDHNENGHTPLMEAASAGHVEVARVLLEYGAGINTHSNEFKESALTLACYKGHLDMVRFLLEAGADQEHKTDEMHTALMEACMSQDGHVEVARLLLDSGAQVNMPADSFESPLTLAACGGHVELAALLIERGANLEEVNDEGYTPLMEAAREGHEEMVALLLAQGANINAQTEETQETALTLACCGGFLEVADFLIKAGADIELGCSTPLMEAAQEGHLELVKYLLAAGANVHATTATGDTALTYACENGHTDVADVLLQAGANLEHESEGGRTPLMKAARAGHLCTVQFLISKGANVNRATANNDHTVVSLACAGGHLAVVELLLAHGADPTHRLKDGSTMLIEAAKGGHTNVVSYLLDYPNNILSVPAPDLSQLTPPSQDASQVPRVPIQALAMVVPPQEPDRAPSNITTPSPISSKGMSKQRQASLQPGVPTSVGRGPEAEPLPPFHLCQPLECIVEETEGKLNELGQRISAIEKAQLQSLELIQGEPLTKDKIEELKKSREEQVQKKKKILKELQKVERQLQLKTQQQFTKEYMEAKGLKEEQECGVSQGPGPGSTTSVPGPLSTLPGAQLHTSSDTDEEANKDGEQEEELGENGEEVNLSEEEDDDDDDDDDDDDDDEEEEEGSDEEVDGEEEDYPKLPQVGTILYRDRPQLPQQPPLPPSPQAQPQPPPPPLQTAFVPVQPLPDYNPADYPGSTSPELQRVLVGQQMLGQQQQGQQLAGLGPGMIPQQAPDGLMVATPAQTLTDTLDDIMAAVSNRVPMLNTTTSPTPLSQPPTQTPANISSPPSVLPLYPAVDIDAHTESNHDTALTLACAGGHEELVSVLIARGANIEHRDKKGFTPLILAATAGHVGVVEVLLDKGGDIEAQSERTKDTPLSLACSGGRQEVVELLLLRGANKEHRNVSDYTPLSLAASGGYVNIIKILLNAGAEINSRTGSKLGISPLMLAAMNGHVPAVKLLLDMGSDINAQIETNRNTALTLACFQGRAEVVSLLLDRKANVEHRAKTGLTPLMEAASGGYAEVGRVLLDKGADVNAPPVPSSRDTALTIAADKGHYKFCELLINRGAHIDVRNKKGNTPLWLAGNGGHFDVVQLLVHASADVDAADNRKITPLMAAFRKGHVKVVQYLVKEVNQFPSDIECMRYIATIADKELLKKCHQCMETIVKAKDQQAAEANKNASILLKELDLEKSREESKKQALAAKREKRKEKRKKKKEEQKRKMEEEEGHKVKEEFSEMQEQKEDSADEADVPIEPPSATTTTTIGISATSTTFTTAFGKKRASVATTPSTNRKNKKNKTKDSSPNEPIILQDPQVALAQHKADKNKIHGEPRGGGGGVTGGNSDSDPLDSTDCASESSSSGGKSQELNYLPDLTSCASSSSSSSSSSSSSALSSGVAQALLPGPEKRHCPQPHTDNKVDSKVTVSISKPLQRAPDMSSDSSNSLPSPFKTMALPITSPNSKLSLTSPKRGQKREEGWKEVVRRSKKLSVPASVVSRIMGRGGCNITAIQDVTGAHIDVDKQKDKNGERMITIRGGTESTRYAVQLINALIQDPAKELEDLIPRNHIRAPGSKTSSTSFPSTTGATSGSTTGPKALSSLVTSTGVSFQPSSSSSSSSSQAGGKIGKGLSSNVRQPFPVSLPLAYAHPQLALLAAQTMHQIRHPRLPMAQFGGTFSPAASTWGPFPVRPVSPGSANSSPKHNGTNSTGGQARPNSSHGDHSATVSSGAAVTTNNTATTSAPNTPTAAASPHTPNPTPYNPQPSIPTPSSVRKQLFLPDPKPAGVISVSAASASGTNAVRGTGSPAHHSSTTTTAIASQQPVGPISQPSLQQAAKLEPCTIAPPGKDKPSLPVESQPVSVSESINSLGFTAPAMALPPKSEPRQQLPPLPSSVPSTEAPPPLLISQPSSHLPSAPPPVLSHNVAHPNNTVPHFSAPAPRVSHRMQPPGPYYSVPEQQQQQQQQQQQQQTQQQQSVFVPFNAQQEAPKQTQNQTSQPTSLPHQAQAPGSLQVSNLGMMNGSQIQHVANAGKPQQIPPNFGPAGLFNFSSIFDNNSQVGNNQVWGACHLPARSPPEQSYSAPPAYMSMGQIENMMPPPPPDSSKAPGYRSGSQRMVNSPIALTSYATSISGSPVYLHGHTGVGTPSFSRQHFSPHPWSASTSGESPVPPPSTVSSSAHSTSAVAPPPQPKPGSSSQQDRKVPPPIGTERLARIRQTGTVNPPLLTTSYTASVGQGGIWSFGVGSASEAMSGWSQPLMSSHMMHPQLQAEQSAFSQHQPMEQDDTGIANPANNYHQPQHLPNSYMDFPKGMPMSMYGGTMLPPHPPMAEGPGAPMYNGLHAGDPAWSPIIKVVPNNADNSDPQQQVWPGTWAPHVGNVHLNHVN; translated from the exons ATGCAGGATGCAGTAGCCGGGACGGCAATGCTGACGGACGGCTTCGAGGACGAGATTGACTCGGTGACTCCTCGCTCCCCAGTGGCAGGGATGGGGGTAGGAGCGACACCAGGAGGAGTCGGACTAGGGGGCATTGGGATTGGTGTTGGTGGAAAGAAAGTACGTTTGTACGGCGAACCAGGCGGACCTGCTACAGAAAGACTGGATTTCAAACTAGCGGCCGCGGCCGTCCTCTCCTCGGGTCCAGGATCCGGCAGCGACGAAGACGAGGTTTCAGAG GTGGAGTCATTCATTTTGGACCAGGAGGACCTGGATAACCCCATCATGAAGACAGCGTCAGAACTGCTTTTGTCAAGCGCCACAGACGGGGTAGATTTAAGGACTGTTGATCCAGAGACACAGGCCCGACTTGAAGCCCTACTGGAAGCTGCAG GCATCGGTAAACTGTCCACTGCCGATGGTAAAGCTTTTGCAGACCCCGAGGTGCTACGACGACTGACGTCATCTGTGAGCTGTGCCCTGGATGAGGCTGCAGCAGCCCTGACACGAATGAGAGCTGAAAACACACTCAACGCCGGCCAAGCTGACAA TCTGGTTATTTTCAGCCGTAGTTTAGCAGAGGCGTGCTCGGATGGCGATGTCAACGCCGTGCGCAAATTGTTGGATGAGGGACGAAGCGTCAATGAACACACAGAAGAAGGGGAGAGCCTGCTGTGCCTCGCCTGCTCGGCTGGCTACTATGAACTTGCACAG GTTTTGTTGGCCATGCATGCAAACGTGGAGGACAGGGGCATCAAGGGGGACATAACGCCACTTATGGCTGCTGCCAGTGGAGGTTATGTGGACATTGTTAAACTACTTCTGGTCCATGGGGCAGATGTAAACGCACAGTCCTCCACAG GCAACACAGCTCTGACGTACGCATGCGCCGGTGGCTTTGTGGATGTGGTGAAAGTTCTGCTAAAAGAAGGTGCTAACATTGAGGACCACAACGAGAATGGACACACACCTCTTATGGAGGCGGCCAGTGCTGGCCACGTGGAGGTGGCCAGAGTACTGTTGGAGTATGGTGCCGGCATCAACACGCACTCCAATGAGTTCAAGGAGAGTGCTCTCACACTTGCCTGCTACAAAG GTCACCTGGATATGGTGCGTTTTCTTTTGGAAGCTGGAGCAGACCAGGAACATAAAACAGATGAGATGCACACAGCACTCATGGAGGCATGCA TGTCCCAGGATGGCCATGTGGAGGTGGCGCGACTGTTGTTGGACAGTGGTGCTCAGGTGAACATGCCAGCCGATTCCTTTGAGTCGCCCCTCACACTCGCAGCCTGTGGCGGACATGTGGAGTTGGCAGCCTTGCTCATAGAGAGAGGAGCCAACTTGGAGGAG GTTAATGATGAGGGCTACACTCCCCTGATGGAGGCAGCTAGAGAAGGCCATGAAGAGATGGTAGCACTGCTACTGGCTCAAG GTGCTAACATCAACGCCCAGACAGAAGAGACCCAGGAGACAGCTTTGACTTTAGCGTGCTGTGGAGGTTTCTTGGAAGTGGCTGACTTCCTCATCAAGGCGGGAGCAGACATCGAGTTGGGCTGCTCAACTCCTCTCATGGAGGCGGCACAGGAAGGCCATCTGGAGTTGGTCAAATACTTACTGGCTGCAg GGGCAAATGTTCACGCCACCACAGCAACAGGTGACACGGCGTTGACGTATGCATGTGAGAATGGACACACTGATGTTGCTGATGTGCTGCTGCAGGCTGGAGCCAACTTG GAACATGAGTCTGAAGGGGGGCGGACGCCCTTAATGAAGGCAGCAAGAGCAGGACATCTCTGTACAGTGCAGTTCCTTATCAGCAAAG GTGCTAACGTAAACAGAGCTACTGCCAACAATGACCACACAGTGGTGTCTCTGGCGTGTGCTGGAGGACATCTGGCTGTCGTGGAGTTGCTGCTTGCTCATGGGGCAGATCCTACACACAGACTCAAA GATGGCTCAACGATGTTGATAGAAGCTGCTAAGGGTGGCCACACCAATGTGGTGTCCTATTTATTGGACTATCCTAACAACATCCTGTCTGTCCCAGCACCTGATCTGTCCCAGCTCACTCCTCCCTCGCAAGATGCCTCTCAG GTTCCTCGTGTCCCAATCCAAGCCCTCGCCATGGTAGTGCCCCCACAGGAGCCCGACCGAGCCCCATCAAACATCACCACACCCTCACCCATCTCCAGCAAAG GCATGTCCAAACAGAGACAAGCATCCCTTCAGCCCGGTGTCCCCACATCAGTTGGTCGGGGGCCTGAAGCAGAGCCTCTGCCACCCTTCCACTTGTGCCAACCTCTTGAGTGCATTGTGGAGGAGACGGAGGGCAAGCTCAATGAGCTGGGCCAGAGAATCAGCGCTATTGAGAAGGCTCAGCTTCAGTCGCTAGAGCTCATTCAGGGGGAGCCGCTCACCAAAGACAAGAttgaggagctgaagaagagccGAGAGGAACAG gtgcagaagaagaagaaaatcttgAAGGAGTTGCAGAAGGTTGAACGCcagctgcagctgaaaacacaacaacagttcACCAAAGAGTACATGGAGGCTAAGGGCTTAAAAGAGGAACAGGAATGCGGAGTTAGCCAGGGTCCGGGGCCTGGGAGTACAACGTCTGTGCCGGGGCCCCTTTCCACTCTACCAGGTGCCCAGCTACACACCAGCTCCGACACAGATGAAGAGGCCAACAAAGAtggggagcaggaggaggagctgggagAGAATGGCGAAGAGGTGAACCTCTcg gaagaggaagatgacgatgatgatgacgacgacgacgatgatgatgatgatgaggaggaggaggagggttcaGACGAAGAGGTAGATGGCGAAGAGGAAGATTACCCAAAGCTTCCTCAGGTGGGTACAATCCTCTACAGGGATAGGCCACAGCTGCCGCAGCAGCCTCCTCTGCCCCCTTCGCCACAGGCTCAACCCCAGCCTCCCCCTCCGCCTCTTCAGACTGCCTTCGTTCCTGTCCAGCCCCTGCCAGACTACAACCCTGCAGATTACCCAGGAAGTACTAGCCCGGAGTTGCAGAGGGTACTGGTGGGACAGCAGATGCTGGGCCAACAGCAGCAGGGTCAACAGTTAGCAGGGTTGGGCCCAGGAATGATACCTCAGCAGGCCCCAGATGGGCTCATGGTAGCCACACCtgcacagacactcacagacacgcTAGATGACATCATGGCAG CTGTGAGCAACCGCGTACCCATGCTGAACACTACAACCTCACCCACACCCCTGTCCCAGCCACCCACACAGACGCCTGCAAACATCTCCTCGCCACCTTCAGTCCTGCCCCTCTATCCCGCTGTTGACATCGATGCACAT ACTGAGAGCAACCATGATACAGCACTGACGCTGGCATGTGCGGGAGGACACGAGGAGCTTGTGTCTGTTCTCATTGCACGGGGAGCGAACATCGAGCACCGGGACAAAAAAG GTTTTACCCCTCTTATACTGGCTGCTACTGCTGGTCATGTAGGAGTCGTGGAGGTGCTCCTGGACAAAGGCGGTGATATTGAGGCTCAGTCGGAGAGAACCAAAGACACACCCCTCTCCCTGGCCTGCTCTGGAGGACGCCAAGAG GTTGTTGAGTTGCTGCTGCTTCGGGGAGCCAATAAGGAACACCGCAATGTTTCAGACTACACGCCTCTTAGCTTGGCCGCTTCTGGGGGTTACGTTAACATCATCAAAATACTCCTCAACGCTGGAGCTGAGATTAACTCCAG GACTGGCAGCAAGCTTGGAATCTCCCCTTTGATGCTGGCAGCTATGAATGGTCATGTACCGGCAGTGAAGCTCTTGCTAGATATGGGCTCGGACATCAATGCCCAGATTGAGACGAACAGAAACACAGCCTTGACCCTAGCCTGCTTCCAGGGACGGGCAGAGGTTGTCAGTCTGCTGCTAGATCGCAAGGCTAATGTCGAGCATCGTGCTAAG ACTGGTCTGACTCCTCTGATGGAGGCAGCCTCAGGCGGTTATGCAGAAGTGGGCCGAGTGCTGCTGGATAAAGGTGCAGATGTTAATGCTCCCCCTGTTCCCTCATCCCGAGACACTGCCCTCACCATTGCTGCAGACAAGGGCCACTACAAGTTTTGTGAGCTGCTCATCAACAG GGGTGCCCATATCGATGTACGAAATAAAAAAGGGAACACGCCGTTATGGTTGGCGGGAAATGGTGGCCATTTTGATGTGGTCCAGCTTTTGGTACATGCCAGTGCTGATGTGGACGCAGCTGATAACCGCAAGATTACTCCGCTCATGGCTGCATTTCGCAAg gGTCACGTGAAGGTGGTGCAATATCTTGTGAAGGAAGTTAACCAATTCCCATCAGATATTGAGTGCATGAGATATATTGCCACAATTGCTGATAAG gaGTTGTTGAAGAAGTGCCACCAGTGCATGGAGACCATCGTCAAAGCCAAAGACCAGCAGGCAGCCGAGGCTAACAAGAACGCTAGCATTCTTCTCAAGGAGCTAGACTTGGAGAAG tcaAGAGAGGAGAGCAAGAAGCAGGCTCTGGCTGCTAAGCGTGAGAAGCGTAAGGAAAAgcgcaagaagaagaaggaggagcagaagaggaagatggaggaagaggagggccACAAAGTCAAGGAAGAGTTTTCTGAAATGCAGGAGCAGAAGGAGGATTCAGCTGATG AAGCAGATGTTCCTATCGAGCCTCCCAGtgcaaccaccaccaccaccattggTATATCTGCCACCTCTACCACTTTCACCACAGCTTTTGGTAAGAAGCGAGCCAGTGTGGCCACTACGCCAAGCACTAAtcgcaaaaacaaaaagaacaagacAAAGGACTCCTCGCCCAATGAACCTATCATATTACAGGATCCTCAG GTTGCACTAGCACAGCACAAGGCTGACAAGAACAAGATCCATGGTGAGCCACGGGGCGGGGGTGGGGGAGTGACGGGTGGCAACAGCGACTCTGACCCCTTGGACAGCACCGACTGTGccagtgagagcagcagcagtggaggcaAAAGTCAGGAGCTCAACTACCTCCCTGACCTCACTTCCTgcgcttcctcctcctcctcctcctcctcttcctcctcctcttcagcccTGTCCTCAGGAGTTGCCCAGGCCCTCCTGCCCGGCCCCGAGAAGAGACACTGTCCTCAGCCACATACTGACAACAAGGTGGACAGCAAGGTCACAGTCTCTATCTCAAAGCCATTGCAAAG AGCTCCAGACATGAGCAGCGACTCCTCCAACTCCTTACCCTCTCCATTCAAGACCATGGCTCTTCCCATCACCTCACCCAACAGTAAGCTCAGCCTCACGAGCCCTAAGAGAGGCCAGAAGAGAGAAGAAGGTTGGAAGGAGGTTGTCAGAAG ATCGAAGAAGTTGTCTGTGCCAGCCTCAGTTGTGTCTCGAATCATGGGCCGAGGAGGCTGCAACATCACAGCTATCCAAGACGTGACAGGAGCGCACATCGATGTGGACAAGCAGAAGGATAAAAACGGGGAGAGGATGATCACCATAAG AGGAGGGACAGAGTCTACAAGGTATGCAGTCCAGCTGATCAACGCCCTAATCCAAGACCCAGCCAAAGAGCTTGAGGATCTTATCCCGAGGAATCACATCAGAGCCCCAGGCTCTAAAACGTCCTCCACGTCCTTCCCCAGTACCACAGGGGCCACCAGTGGTTCAACCACTGGCCCAAAGGCCCTGAGTTCATTAGTCACCTCCACAGGCGTCTCGTTTCAgccctcctcatcttcatcttcatcatcctctcaGGCTGGGGGAAAGATTGGGAAAGGCCTGTCATCAAACGTCAGACAGCCTTTCCCCGTGTCTTTGCCATTGGCATACGCCCACCCTCAGCTTGCTCTCCTCGCTGCTCAGACCATGCACCAGATCAGGCACCCTCGTCTACCCATGGCTCAGTTTGGTGGTACCTTTTCTCCTGCTGCCAGCACATGGGGACCTTTCCCTGTGCGTCCTGTGAGTCCTGGCAGTGCTAACAGCTCCCCCAAACACAACGGAACAAACAGCACTGGAGGCCAGGCCAGACCCAACTCAAGTCATGGTGATCACAGTGCAACAGTCAGCTCAGGAGCTGCAGTTACAACCAACAACACGGCCACCACCAGTGCTCCTAACACGCCTACAGCTGCAGCCTCACCTCATACCCCCAATCCTACCCCGTACAATCCCCAGCCGAGCATCCCGACTCCTTCCTCTGTCAGAAAACAGCTCTTTTTACCTGACCCTAAGCCTGCTGGTGTCATCTCAGTGTCTGCTGCCAGTGCTAGTGGCACAAATGCAGTACGGGGCACTGGTTCTCCTGCCCATCACAGCTCCACGACAACCACTGCTATCGCCTCTCAGCAACCAGTTGGCCCTATCTCGCAGCCATCTCTCCAGCAGGCAGCTAAACTAGAGCCCTGCACCATTGCACCTCCTGGAAAAGACAAGCCTTCACTACCTGTAGAGAGCCAGCCTGTCTCTGTCAGTGAGAGCATCAACTCCCTGGGTTTCACTGCCCCTGCCATGGCTTTACCTCCCAAATCGGAGCCTCGACAGCAGTTACCTCCCCTTCCCTCCTCCGTACCATCCACAGAGGCCCCTCCACCCCTCCTCATTTCACAGCCCAGCTCCCACCttccctcagctcctcctcctgtcctgtCACATAACGTTGCACACCCCAACAACACAGTACCCCATTTCTCAGCTCCTGCGCCCCGAGTCTCCCATCGTATGCAGCCACCAGGGCCTTACTACTCTGTTccggaacaacaacaacagcaacaacagcaacaacagcagcagcagacgcaaCAGCAACAATCTGTGTTTGTGCCGTTCAATGCTCAGCAGGAAGCTCCAAAGCAGACCCAAAACCAGACATCTCAGCCCACAAGTTTGCCACATCAAGCCCAGGCTCCAGGCTCCCTTCAAGTCTCTAACCTAGGAATGATGAACGGTTCTCAGATTCAACATGTGGCCAATGCAGGCAAACCTCAGCAGATTCCTCCCAATTTTGGCCCTGCAGGCCTTTTCAACTTCAGCAGCATCTTTGATAACAACAGCCAG GTTGGTAACAATCAGGTGTGGGGTGCATGCCATCTGCCTGCTCGCTCACCTCCAGAGCAGTCATACTCGGCCCCACCTGCCTACATGAGCATGGGTCAAATTGAGAACATGatgccacctcctcctccagacaGCTCCAAAGCCCCTGGCTACCGCTCTGGGTCCCAGAGGATGGTCAACAGCCCCATCG CTTTGACCAGCTACGCCACCAGTATCTCTGGCAGCCCTGTGTATCTGCATGGTCATACAGGGGTTGGCACACCCTCCTTCAGCAGACAGCACTTTTCCCCTCACCCATGGAGTGCATCCACATCAG GTGAATCTCCTGTCCCACCTCCCTCTACAGTGTCATCCTCTGCGCACTCCACTTCAGCTGTGGCCCCTCCCCCTCAGCCTAAACCAGGCAGCTCATCGCAGCAGGACCGGAAGGTCCCCCCACCCATCGGCACGGAGCGATTGGCCAGGATTAGGCAAACGGGTACAGTCAACCCACCGCTTCTCACCACCAGCTACACGGCATCTGTTGGACAGGGAGGCATTTGGTCATTTGGGGTTGGCAGTGCTTCCG aggcCATGTCCGGTTGGTCCCAGCCCCTGATGAGCAGCCACATGATGCACCCTCAGCTTCAGGCAGAGCAGTCGGCCTTCTCTCAGCACCAGCCCATGGAGCAGGACGACACAGGCATCGCAAACCCTGCTAACAACTACCACCAGCCTCAGCATTTGCCCAACAGTTACATGGACTTCCCAAAG GGGATGCCTATGTCGATGTATGGAGGAACCATGCTGCCGCCTCATCCTCCCATGGCAGAGGGGCCAGGGGCACCGATGTACAATGGTTTGCACGCTGGTGACCCCGCATGGAGTCCCATTATCAAAGTGGTCCCAAACAATGCAGATAATTCTGACCCACAGCAGCAg GTGTGGCCTGGTACTTGGGCACCACATGTGGGCAATGTGCACTTGAACCACGTCAACTAG